The genomic region TCTTCATTTCGCGCGCCGGTCCTTCAGTACCTTTGCCAGGAAGGTTTTGACGTAGCCAAGAACCTTGATCCGGTCATGGGAGACACCCGGAATGCGATCGAAGGTCACGTCGACGCCCGCATCGCGGAACGATTGGGCAAGGGTGGCAAGGCGCTCGGGGCGAGTTGTGCCGGCATCGTTTGCGCCGGCCATGTAATATTTGCCGCCTGGCTTGTGGGTGATTTCCCAGGTCTCCAGATCGGCGTCCCCCACGATCATCTGCACGGCAACCTTGGCCAGTTCCTCTGGCTGGAACGACTTGCCGAAGCGGACCTCCAGGTCTCGGATGCCTACCCACCAGTCACGTGTCGGATCGAGAAGGGTTACCGAACCTGGAGCGCCAATCGACGCCGCCCAGAGTTTGTCCGGATGCAGGATGGCAAAACGATGGGTGAAGTGACCGCCGCCGGAAAAGCCGAACATAGCGAACTTGGACCAGTCCTGTCGGTACTTTTCGGCCATCTCCTCGACCATGGCGATGACGACGCGGTCATAACGGATATCGCCTTCTTCGAGGAACTTGTAGCCGGAGCGCGCACCGTCACCCAGCACGCCTACCGGGAAGATCGGGCATAGGATGGCGCAATCGTTGTAGAGCCCGAATTCGGCAAAACCGTCCCGAAAATCGATCGCGGAGGTGCGGCCGGTACCATGAACGGCGACAAGCAGGTCGAGCTTGCGGCCGTCCGCGGCTGTCGGCGGAACATACAGCACCATATGAAGGCGGGGATCGACTTGAGATGCGAAGATGGCTGTCTGGCCATAGTCATAGATGGCCTTCGCACGGGCGACGGCCTCGCCCGTTCCAAGTTCCTGCATAAATGGCTCCTGGGAGATAAAAGAGGGGCTGCTGTGTTGCAGCCCCATGCTGCTGGACTTAGTTCGCCGCCTTCACTTCATAAGCGAGCGTATATTTGTCGCCGCGCGGCGTGTAGGAGACGGTCTTCTTCGCTCCCAGCACGACGTTTTCGAAATGCATCGGGAGGAGCCAGAATTTGTTAAAAGTCAGAGCCGACAGTTCCTCGAGCAGGGGAGCGCGTTCGGCTTCGTCGAGCGTAGAGCTCGCCTTGGCCAGCACCTCGTCGATCCTGGGATCAGACACGCCGCCGCCATTATACCGGCCGGTTCCCTTCTTCTCATCGCGCGTCGCAACAAGCGCGACAGTGGGATTGGTGGTTTCACCGGTGTTCACACCCCAGGAGCCGAGATAGGTGCTGTAGGTGCCTTTCGAATAAGCTTCCGAATACATCGCCCACGGCAGGACCTCGACTTTCGAATTGATGCCGATGCGCGTGAACATCTGACCGACGGCCTGCAGTACTTCGGCGTCCTTGACATAACGGCCGGACGGGCCATGAAGGGTCAGGCTGAAGCCGTCAGGGTAGCCGGCTTCGGCCAGAAGCGCCTTGGCTGCGGCAGCATCGTAGCTCACTTTCTCGACCTTCTTGGAATTGCCCGCATAACCCTCAGCCACGAACTGGGCGGCGACCGTTCCGTTCTTCTGCATGACGCGGTCGACGATCGCAGGTCGGTTGATCGACATCAGCATCGCGCGGCGCACTCGTTCATCCTTGAGCGGGTTTTTGTCGAGATCGGAACCATCCGCAGCTTTCACGAAAGGCGAAACATCACGGCCGACATCCAGGCCAAGGTAAACGAAGCGGGAGGACTGGCCGTTGATGATCTGCAGGTCTTTGGTCGCTTCCACGCGAGCCATCCCATCCGCAGGAAGGGTTTCGATAATGTCAATCTCGTTGGAGAGAAGCGATGCCAGACGCGCGCCGTCATCGGGCAGGAAGCGCAGTGTGACATTTGACCAATGCGAAGGGTCGGCGAAGTAGTTGTCGTTGCGCTTCAGCATGAGATTGCTGCCCGGGGAATAGGAAACGAACGAATAAGCGCCCGTTCCAATCGCACATTTTCCATTGTCGAAGTCCTGAACCGGCGCATCCTTGCAGTCGGCGCTGATGATGCGAATTCGACTGACGGAATTGAGGAGGATCGGATCTGGAACCTTTGTTTCGACGACGACGGTATAGGGATCCTTGGCCGTCACGTTCGCAATGTTGCGGGTATAGGAGGCAAAGCCCTGGCTCGACTTGTCGCGGGCACGCAGAAGCGACGCGATGACGTCGTCAGCGTTGAACTCGCTGCCGTCATGGAATTTGACACCTTCGCGCAGCTTGAACTCCCAATGCGTCGGATCGACAGTCTTCCACTCGGTTGCGAGTTCCGGCTTGTTTTCCGACGTGCCGGTGAGGTTGATCAGGCTATCCCAGATGTGCCGGGACGTTGCATTGTTGGGTGCGGAGCTATCCTCATGGGGATCGAGCGTCGTCGGCGTGGTCGACATGCCGATCGTCAACGGCGTCTCCTGCGCAGCGACCATGGCAGGAGTAGCAATCATGGCGAGCAGCGTAATCGCTGCACGCTTCAATGTCTTTGCGGTCATCGTTCCAATCCCAGTTGCTGTTTGATGCCGACCCCGTATGGGTCGGAATGAGTGGGTTCCCGTCCACTGTTGACTCAAATTGGTAAAGGGCGTGAAAGGGAACTGTCAAATGGAAAACGAGCGTGTTACGATAGGTGTAATGAGGATTTAGAGCCTCAATGTTGCCTGAAATTTGGAAGGAATGTAGGCGTGAGGGACGATGGATCTTCGGCAAAAAGTAATATAGTACAAGCCGTTGATGTCTGCATTGACGTTCTGTTGAACGTCGCCAAAAATCCAGATGTCAGGCTGACCGAGATCGCGCAAAATACAGGGGAGACGAAGCCAAGAATATTGCGGATGTTACGCACAATGGAACGGCGGGGTCTAGTCAGGAAGAGCG from Rhizobium gallicum bv. gallicum R602sp harbors:
- a CDS encoding hydrolase; the encoded protein is MQELGTGEAVARAKAIYDYGQTAIFASQVDPRLHMVLYVPPTAADGRKLDLLVAVHGTGRTSAIDFRDGFAEFGLYNDCAILCPIFPVGVLGDGARSGYKFLEEGDIRYDRVVIAMVEEMAEKYRQDWSKFAMFGFSGGGHFTHRFAILHPDKLWAASIGAPGSVTLLDPTRDWWVGIRDLEVRFGKSFQPEELAKVAVQMIVGDADLETWEITHKPGGKYYMAGANDAGTTRPERLATLAQSFRDAGVDVTFDRIPGVSHDRIKVLGYVKTFLAKVLKDRRAK
- a CDS encoding ABC transporter substrate-binding protein, yielding MTAKTLKRAAITLLAMIATPAMVAAQETPLTIGMSTTPTTLDPHEDSSAPNNATSRHIWDSLINLTGTSENKPELATEWKTVDPTHWEFKLREGVKFHDGSEFNADDVIASLLRARDKSSQGFASYTRNIANVTAKDPYTVVVETKVPDPILLNSVSRIRIISADCKDAPVQDFDNGKCAIGTGAYSFVSYSPGSNLMLKRNDNYFADPSHWSNVTLRFLPDDGARLASLLSNEIDIIETLPADGMARVEATKDLQIINGQSSRFVYLGLDVGRDVSPFVKAADGSDLDKNPLKDERVRRAMLMSINRPAIVDRVMQKNGTVAAQFVAEGYAGNSKKVEKVSYDAAAAKALLAEAGYPDGFSLTLHGPSGRYVKDAEVLQAVGQMFTRIGINSKVEVLPWAMYSEAYSKGTYSTYLGSWGVNTGETTNPTVALVATRDEKKGTGRYNGGGVSDPRIDEVLAKASSTLDEAERAPLLEELSALTFNKFWLLPMHFENVVLGAKKTVSYTPRGDKYTLAYEVKAAN